One genomic region from Chloroherpetonaceae bacterium encodes:
- a CDS encoding PQQ-binding-like beta-propeller repeat protein: protein MKKTLNLLILSVLCGTGNGLTQTVNENLWTTNGQVNAIAIVGDTAFIGGNFTIVGPASGQGVVLDTSLGLRDDKFPKVVGVVLTVVADGTGGWIIGGEFTAVGGEPRNRLARIKEDKTLDPTWNPNVNNIVYSLAISGSTVYAGGNFTTVNGSTPRNYLAAFDLTTGTATGWNPNANSNVYALAVLGNTVYAGGDFIMVNGSTPRNYLAAFDLTTGVAKEWNPELSGVIYPTVRALAISGNTVYAGGEFKIVNGNVGRNNLAAFDHTKGTVKEWNPNVSAGENYPIIRSLAVSGNTVYAGGNFRMVNGSVDRKFLAAFDTTNGTVKEWNPNVSGGYFPNVNALAVSGSTIYAGGDFTIVNDSVKRNYLAAFNTNDGTATVWNPNASGGNLFSKGITPDSKLYVSSLSVSGNSVYAGGNFTMVNSIIERNNLAAIDLKTGAVTSWNPNVNGDVSALAVSGSTLYAGGMFTKVNENVRRIFIAAIDLKTGTVTSWNPNVNGDVSAFAVTGSAVYAGGYFSRVNDSVARNNLAAFDLTTGTAIEWNPNVSHLRNGCCPFISALAVLDSTVYVGGNFTLVNGSTTRNNLAAFNMKDGTVTAWNPNVNNTVFALTVTGNTVYAGGLFTAVNGSTSRNRMAAFNTNDGTATVWNPNASGIVNALAVSGGTIYASSFNTLAAYDLVNGAAMAWTLNVNGEVRALAVSDNAVYAGGSFKAVKNIPQANFAGINTNLLSTKETKAIQLSQIALQQNYPNPFNPATTIQYRVPSRSNIELEVFDVLGRRVAILDQGVKEMGSYSVVFRASGVASGVYFYRLKSSTGFIETKKMILIK, encoded by the coding sequence ATGAAAAAAACATTGAATCTCTTAATTCTCTCTGTGTTATGCGGAACTGGAAATGGTTTAACACAAACCGTGAATGAAAACCTTTGGACTACAAATGGTCAAGTGAATGCTATAGCTATCGTGGGTGATACTGCATTCATCGGTGGTAATTTTACAATAGTTGGTCCTGCTTCGGGACAAGGAGTGGTTTTGGATACGAGTTTAGGTCTTAGAGATGATAAGTTTCCAAAAGTTGTAGGCGTAGTTCTAACTGTAGTTGCCGATGGCACCGGTGGCTGGATTATCGGAGGAGAATTTACGGCGGTAGGCGGTGAGCCAAGAAATAGGCTGGCTCGAATTAAGGAAGATAAAACGCTTGACCCGACTTGGAATCCGAATGTGAATAACATTGTCTATTCTCTGGCAATCTCGGGAAGCACGGTTTATGCAGGCGGAAATTTTACGACAGTCAATGGCAGCACACCGCGCAATTATTTAGCGGCGTTTGACTTGACCACAGGAACAGCAACCGGGTGGAATCCGAATGCTAATAGTAATGTCTATGCGCTAGCGGTTTTGGGCAATACGGTGTATGCAGGCGGCGATTTCATAATGGTCAATGGCAGCACACCGCGCAATTATTTAGCGGCTTTTGACTTGACTACAGGAGTGGCAAAGGAATGGAATCCGGAATTGAGCGGCGTTATTTATCCTACTGTCCGGGCACTAGCGATTTCAGGCAACACGGTTTATGCGGGCGGTGAATTTAAGATCGTCAACGGCAATGTAGGTCGCAATAACTTGGCGGCATTTGACCACACAAAAGGCACGGTGAAGGAGTGGAATCCAAATGTAAGCGCCGGTGAAAATTATCCTATAATCCGGAGTCTGGCCGTTTCAGGCAACACGGTTTATGCAGGCGGAAATTTTAGGATGGTCAATGGTAGTGTCGATCGCAAATTTTTGGCGGCGTTCGATACGACTAACGGCACGGTGAAGGAGTGGAATCCGAATGTAAGCGGTGGCTATTTTCCCAATGTCAATGCACTGGCGGTCTCTGGCAGCACAATCTATGCCGGGGGTGATTTCACAATTGTCAATGACAGTGTCAAGCGCAACTATTTGGCGGCGTTCAATACTAACGACGGTACGGCAACGGTGTGGAATCCGAATGCGAGCGGCGGCAATTTATTTTCTAAGGGAATTACGCCGGATTCTAAACTCTATGTCAGTTCTCTATCCGTTTCGGGCAACTCGGTTTATGCGGGTGGAAATTTTACGATGGTTAATAGCATTATCGAGCGAAATAATTTGGCAGCAATTGACCTCAAAACAGGTGCGGTTACATCGTGGAATCCGAATGTTAATGGAGATGTCAGCGCTTTGGCTGTCTCGGGCAGCACCCTCTATGCCGGCGGTATGTTTACAAAGGTTAATGAAAATGTCCGTCGTATATTTATAGCAGCAATTGACCTCAAAACAGGTACGGTTACATCGTGGAATCCGAATGTAAATGGAGATGTTAGCGCGTTTGCTGTCACTGGCAGTGCGGTTTATGCAGGCGGCTATTTCAGCAGGGTCAATGACAGCGTCGCGCGAAACAATTTGGCTGCGTTTGACCTGACCACCGGCACAGCAATTGAATGGAATCCTAATGTGAGCCACTTAAGAAATGGCTGTTGTCCTTTTATCAGTGCACTGGCCGTCTTAGACAGCACAGTCTATGTGGGCGGGAATTTCACCTTAGTCAATGGCAGCACGACGCGAAACAACTTGGCAGCATTTAATATGAAAGATGGCACCGTAACTGCGTGGAATCCGAATGTGAATAACACTGTCTTTGCACTGACCGTCACGGGCAATACGGTCTATGCGGGTGGATTATTCACAGCGGTTAATGGCAGCACATCTCGTAACAGAATGGCAGCGTTTAATACAAACGATGGCACCGCAACGGTGTGGAATCCGAATGCGAGTGGCATTGTCAATGCTCTGGCGGTTTCAGGCGGCACAATCTACGCCAGCAGTTTTAACACCTTGGCGGCGTATGACCTTGTGAATGGCGCAGCTATGGCTTGGACTCTCAATGTGAACGGTGAAGTCAGAGCGCTGGCAGTTTCGGACAACGCGGTTTATGCGGGCGGCAGTTTCAAGGCAGTCAAAAACATTCCGCAAGCAAATTTTGCTGGAATTAACACTAACCTTTTATCCACTAAAGAAACCAAAGCGATACAATTAAGCCAAATCGCGCTTCAGCAAAACTATCCCAATCCATTCAACCCTGCCACAACGATTCAATACCGCGTGCCAAGTCGGAGCAACATTGAATTGGAAGTATTTGATGTGTTGGGAAGAAGGGTCGCGATTTTAGATCAAGGCGTGAAAGAAATGGGAAGCTACTCGGTTGTATTTCGAGCGAGTGGCGTTGCAAGTGGCGTTTATTTTTATCGGTTGAAGTCATCAACTGGATTTATTGAAACCAAAAAGATGATTCTTATCAAGTAG
- the fsa gene encoding fructose-6-phosphate aldolase codes for MKFFIDTANLEEIKEAQSLGVLDGVTTNPTLIAKELKPLTYDAFTNHILKICQLVDGPVSAEVTTLKADEMIAEGEHLADIHENVVVKVPLTYEGIKATKYFSTKGIKTNLTLVFSANQALLAAKAGATYVSPFIGRLDDVSTDGMALIEQIVTVFRNYDLPTQVLAASIRHPVHVLEASLLGADVATIPLKVIEQLVKHPLTDLGLQKFMEDAKSMREKTAKV; via the coding sequence ATGAAATTTTTTATTGATACAGCCAATCTCGAAGAAATCAAGGAAGCGCAATCGCTTGGTGTGTTGGATGGTGTAACCACCAACCCGACACTAATCGCCAAGGAATTGAAACCACTGACATACGACGCATTTACCAATCATATTTTAAAAATCTGCCAATTGGTAGATGGCCCGGTCAGCGCTGAGGTGACAACCCTTAAGGCCGATGAAATGATTGCCGAAGGCGAACACTTGGCAGATATTCACGAAAATGTTGTGGTAAAGGTTCCATTGACCTACGAAGGAATTAAAGCCACAAAGTATTTTAGCACCAAGGGGATAAAAACCAATCTCACGCTGGTTTTTTCAGCCAATCAAGCGTTGCTTGCGGCAAAAGCCGGCGCAACTTATGTTAGCCCGTTCATTGGTCGCTTGGATGATGTTAGCACCGACGGAATGGCGTTGATTGAGCAGATTGTCACGGTTTTCAGAAACTACGATTTACCAACACAAGTTTTGGCGGCGAGCATCCGCCATCCGGTTCATGTGCTTGAAGCTTCGCTGCTTGGCGCCGATGTTGCCACTATTCCGCTTAAGGTGATTGAGCAATTGGTGAAGCATCCACTGACCGATTTAGGGCTTCAGAAGTTTATGGAAGATGCGAAATCGATGCGTGAAAAAACGGCAAAAGTTTAA
- a CDS encoding T9SS type A sorting domain-containing protein translates to MKPILNLSRRFALTFVLLTGIFSLQILDAQPIPPFDTTASLYTFNLPMEVYGVTEFKGNLLFSTKTKWLITDRFGKILDSSRSGSFQANLTNSNGRLFAAKTSPLFKGLYELDTATFSIQATLNVKNKNIGVVSVANEKGVLRYIDLSTTPNTSMFLVSSDTISNQYTFEKQFPPYFILTLNLPSVTIEPQEIQTNRYWFASTCYLGSSRKGVVVNIDSSFQRPKRQFIINDVNYETNATPITGITFVPTGDTAAGKTALLVVAQRSGKVKVFDPSQNDFQYDPIQPISPTFNAPINADKGFTPIYTVRNQTYFFVDSIYAELEIKNSQNQSIYKSTKRPKPLGNWDEDTVVFNPITGLPKGEYSLTISIKRDTLQPAISSRSHTFTVEVVGSEKLNRRVGYLAANRVKTKFQNDGLIGGKTYISPLLPSLSWPVEANEYIYDLSLILGTERVFRDTLVLPFVGSSNYTRLRDNKSVPAPQPNPRRVILPLTYQGKDAFDVTDTAVYVTTHQGPRSGVYRIINGNFEGLQPQSTDFNPLSASPALKSDPTTYPASWGGKWKTRRNDGVSDANEETYFVLDDATDGRWFEQYGYLPFNKAGIYGVGFTVSARYLQFTRSDLQDAIVFAYDIKNNTASPMQKVVIGNVVGTAVGRMFNLNTSLYNKTLNLTYSYNPGSEVDASWDKRYPVGYVGLKLLETPNQLGLTSWKFDLSSLPRMGESDNLWEISKPGTFDELIPDPRDGDYTQGTGYFTLNAGTTKRYAYAIVFGENYDKLVANSIAIQSAYDSVMNGNPVDAPLSVQKPKQGVERFEIMQNYPNPFNPATTIQYRVPNRSNIELEVFDVLGRRVAILDQGVKEMGSYSVVFRASGVASGVYFYRLKSSTGFIETKKMILVK, encoded by the coding sequence ATGAAACCTATCCTTAATTTATCTCGCCGATTCGCCTTAACTTTTGTGTTATTAACGGGAATTTTCTCATTACAAATACTTGACGCCCAACCTATTCCCCCTTTTGATACCACCGCCTCACTTTACACTTTTAATCTACCGATGGAAGTTTATGGTGTAACCGAGTTTAAGGGGAATCTGCTGTTCTCAACCAAAACGAAATGGCTCATTACCGACCGATTTGGGAAAATCTTAGATAGCAGCAGAAGTGGAAGTTTTCAAGCCAATTTGACCAACAGCAACGGTAGGCTATTTGCCGCAAAAACCTCGCCACTTTTCAAGGGCTTGTATGAATTAGATACGGCTACTTTTTCCATTCAAGCGACTTTAAATGTAAAGAACAAAAATATTGGTGTCGTTAGTGTAGCAAATGAAAAAGGGGTACTTCGTTACATTGATTTATCAACTACGCCGAATACTTCAATGTTTCTCGTATCATCAGATACGATTTCAAACCAATACACATTTGAAAAGCAATTTCCACCTTATTTCATATTGACGTTAAATCTTCCCTCTGTAACGATAGAGCCGCAAGAAATCCAAACAAACCGATATTGGTTTGCCAGTACTTGCTATTTGGGTAGTAGCAGAAAGGGCGTTGTGGTGAATATCGATTCAAGCTTTCAAAGGCCCAAAAGGCAGTTTATTATTAATGACGTAAACTATGAAACAAACGCGACTCCTATTACCGGAATTACTTTCGTCCCAACCGGCGATACTGCGGCAGGCAAAACGGCGCTGCTTGTTGTCGCACAAAGAAGTGGGAAAGTAAAAGTATTTGACCCCTCGCAAAATGATTTTCAATATGACCCGATTCAACCCATTTCACCCACGTTCAACGCGCCAATCAATGCTGATAAAGGATTTACCCCTATATACACGGTTAGAAATCAAACCTACTTTTTTGTTGATAGCATTTATGCAGAATTAGAAATAAAAAATTCTCAAAATCAAAGCATTTATAAATCCACCAAGCGGCCAAAGCCCTTAGGCAATTGGGATGAAGACACGGTGGTATTCAACCCCATCACCGGACTACCAAAAGGCGAGTATTCATTAACCATAAGCATAAAACGAGATACTCTTCAGCCCGCGATTTCTTCCCGATCCCATACATTTACGGTTGAAGTCGTGGGATCGGAGAAATTGAACCGAAGAGTTGGATATCTCGCTGCGAATCGCGTGAAAACCAAGTTCCAAAACGACGGATTGATTGGAGGTAAAACATACATTTCACCTTTACTTCCTTCGCTTTCGTGGCCGGTAGAAGCCAATGAATACATTTATGATTTAAGTTTGATTCTTGGAACGGAACGCGTCTTCAGAGATACATTAGTGCTACCCTTTGTTGGAAGCTCAAACTATACTCGTTTAAGAGACAACAAGTCGGTTCCAGCACCACAACCCAACCCGAGAAGGGTCATTTTGCCGTTGACTTATCAAGGTAAAGATGCTTTTGATGTAACCGATACCGCCGTCTATGTCACCACTCATCAAGGTCCAAGGAGCGGAGTTTATCGAATTATCAATGGAAATTTTGAAGGGTTGCAACCTCAAAGCACCGATTTTAATCCGTTAAGCGCAAGCCCGGCATTGAAATCAGACCCCACAACTTACCCTGCATCGTGGGGTGGGAAATGGAAAACCCGCAGAAATGACGGCGTTTCGGATGCGAATGAAGAAACATACTTTGTCTTGGATGATGCCACAGACGGGCGTTGGTTCGAGCAGTATGGCTACCTTCCATTTAATAAGGCAGGCATTTACGGAGTTGGTTTTACCGTATCCGCGCGCTATTTGCAATTTACTCGTAGCGATTTGCAGGATGCGATTGTCTTTGCGTATGACATTAAGAATAACACCGCGTCACCGATGCAAAAAGTGGTAATCGGTAATGTGGTGGGAACTGCTGTAGGAAGGATGTTTAATCTAAATACTTCACTTTACAACAAAACGTTGAATTTAACTTATTCCTATAATCCGGGTTCAGAAGTTGATGCCTCTTGGGATAAGAGATATCCTGTTGGATATGTGGGCTTAAAACTTCTTGAAACGCCTAATCAATTAGGGTTAACCAGTTGGAAATTTGATTTGTCCTCTTTGCCAAGAATGGGGGAATCTGATAACCTATGGGAAATATCAAAACCGGGAACTTTTGATGAATTAATCCCCGATCCCAGAGATGGCGATTATACGCAAGGGACAGGTTACTTTACCCTGAATGCCGGTACAACAAAGCGATATGCGTATGCCATCGTATTTGGTGAAAATTATGATAAGCTTGTTGCCAATTCCATTGCGATTCAAAGTGCGTATGATTCTGTAATGAATGGAAATCCCGTCGATGCCCCACTTAGCGTTCAAAAACCGAAACAAGGTGTTGAGCGGTTTGAAATCATGCAAAACTATCCCAATCCGTTCAACCCTGCCACAACGATTCAATACCGTGTTCCCAATCGGAGCAATATCGAGTTGGAAGTATTTGATGTCTTGGGAAGAAGGGTCGCGATTTTAGATCAAGGCGTGAAAGAAATGGGAAGCTACTCGGTTGTATTTCGAGCGAGTGGCGTTGCAAGTGGCGTTTATTTTTACCGTTTGAAGTCATCAACTGGATTTATTGAAACCAAAAAGATGATATTGGTGAAATGA
- a CDS encoding deoxyhypusine synthase, with the protein MEEMTMPSKSDFLKETIQHIDMKKYDVVSMVEDMDKMAFQARNLSKAAKYFDMMQADKDCAVILTLAGSLISAGLKQIIIDMVENNMVDAIVSTGANIIDQDFFEALGFKHYIGTPFVDDAILRDLHIDRIYDTYIDEDDLRVCDDTTANIFKSLEHKAYSSRELLVEFGRYINEHHPNANSIILSCFKKGVPIFVPAFSDCSAGFGIVHHQWNNPESHISFDSGKDFLELTRVKIENPTTGIFMIGGGVPKNFTQDIVVAAEVLGYEDVAMHKYAVQLTVADERDGALSGSTLKEASSWGKVDTTYEQMVFGEATVTLPLIAGYAYHKKNWKSRPERNFNKMLATKHEPVGAK; encoded by the coding sequence ATAGAGGAGATGACAATGCCTTCGAAAAGCGATTTCTTGAAAGAAACAATTCAGCACATCGATATGAAAAAATACGATGTGGTTTCTATGGTTGAAGATATGGATAAAATGGCCTTTCAGGCCCGCAACCTATCAAAAGCCGCCAAGTATTTTGATATGATGCAAGCCGATAAAGATTGCGCCGTGATTCTCACGCTCGCCGGCTCTCTGATTAGTGCCGGGCTCAAGCAAATCATTATTGATATGGTTGAAAACAATATGGTTGATGCTATTGTCTCAACCGGCGCTAATATTATCGATCAAGACTTTTTCGAAGCATTAGGCTTTAAGCATTACATAGGTACTCCGTTTGTTGATGATGCCATTCTTCGCGATTTGCACATCGATCGTATTTACGATACCTACATCGATGAAGATGATCTTCGCGTTTGTGATGATACCACCGCCAATATTTTCAAATCTTTGGAGCACAAAGCCTATTCTTCACGCGAATTGCTCGTTGAATTTGGCCGTTATATCAACGAACATCATCCCAACGCCAATTCGATTATTCTTTCGTGCTTCAAGAAAGGCGTGCCGATTTTCGTTCCGGCATTTTCCGATTGCTCCGCCGGTTTCGGTATTGTTCATCATCAATGGAATAACCCCGAGTCGCATATTTCTTTCGATAGCGGAAAAGACTTTTTAGAACTCACCCGCGTGAAAATCGAAAATCCAACCACCGGTATTTTTATGATTGGTGGGGGCGTTCCGAAAAACTTTACGCAAGACATTGTTGTCGCGGCAGAAGTATTAGGTTACGAAGATGTTGCGATGCATAAATATGCCGTTCAACTCACCGTTGCGGATGAACGCGACGGGGCGCTTTCGGGCTCAACGCTCAAAGAAGCCAGTTCGTGGGGCAAAGTGGATACCACTTACGAACAAATGGTTTTTGGTGAAGCCACGGTAACCCTTCCATTGATTGCCGGCTACGCTTATCATAAAAAGAATTGGAAGAGCCGCCCTGAGCGCAATTTCAATAAAATGCTCGCTACAAAGCATGAACCTGTTGGTGCCAAATAA
- a CDS encoding amino acid permease: MASSSSDSTPPFFQSLLQKKIIAPPEKHGENSLNRVLTTFDLTSLGVAAIIGAGIFSTIGNASFNGGPAISILFIVMAIACVFTALCYAQFASTVPVSGSAYTYAYVSLGEMTAWMIGWALILEYAVSNMVVAISWSEYFTSMLSGFGLHVPEYLAMDFGTASKSFADVQAALASGKPLSDFPSSVLTAAKAYESAPSFLGLKFIADFPALLIVLLITALVYVGIKESRTASNALVVFKVGVIIFVIVAGVFFVTPENWTPFAPNGVGGVLSGVAAVFFAFIGFDSVSTTAEECKDPQRDLPKAMIYSLIICTVLYVAITMVLTGMVPYKELGVSDPLAYVFAKVGMHFISGVIAVSAVVAITSAILVYQLGQPRIWMAMSRDGLLPKIFSRIHPKYKTPDFSTILTGFLVGVPALFLNMQVVTDLTSVGTFFAFILVCGGVLVLDPEGKNTAAKFRVPYVNGQVIIPVLLVLSLAVAFTQMEGYTASFFEKPQQLIFWIVFFGLAVQSVRLRLSLIPQLGILVNLFLMTELGVENWIRFLVWVGVGLVIYFGYGYRNSKLRNESSGKS, translated from the coding sequence ATGGCTTCATCGTCATCCGATTCCACTCCACCCTTTTTTCAATCGCTTCTTCAAAAGAAAATTATTGCACCGCCCGAAAAGCACGGTGAAAACAGCCTCAATCGGGTGCTTACGACCTTTGACCTTACCTCGCTTGGTGTGGCGGCCATTATCGGTGCAGGGATTTTTTCAACCATCGGGAATGCAAGTTTCAACGGGGGCCCCGCCATTTCGATTCTATTCATTGTGATGGCCATTGCTTGTGTATTCACGGCGCTTTGCTATGCGCAGTTTGCCTCTACAGTTCCCGTGAGTGGCAGTGCTTATACTTACGCCTATGTTTCGCTCGGTGAAATGACAGCGTGGATGATTGGCTGGGCATTGATTTTAGAATATGCCGTGAGCAATATGGTGGTGGCCATTTCGTGGTCGGAGTATTTCACGTCGATGCTTTCGGGATTTGGCTTGCATGTGCCCGAATACTTAGCAATGGACTTCGGAACGGCAAGCAAGTCTTTTGCAGATGTGCAAGCGGCACTTGCTTCAGGAAAGCCGCTCAGTGATTTTCCTTCTTCCGTTCTCACGGCGGCAAAGGCCTACGAGTCCGCACCTTCTTTTTTAGGATTGAAATTCATCGCCGATTTCCCTGCACTTCTTATCGTTCTTCTTATCACCGCGCTTGTTTATGTCGGGATTAAGGAATCGCGCACCGCCAGCAATGCGCTTGTGGTGTTTAAGGTTGGGGTAATCATTTTTGTGATTGTGGCCGGCGTCTTTTTTGTGACGCCCGAAAACTGGACGCCCTTTGCGCCGAATGGGGTGGGCGGTGTGCTCAGCGGTGTCGCGGCGGTGTTTTTCGCGTTTATCGGTTTCGATTCCGTTTCGACGACTGCGGAGGAGTGCAAAGACCCACAGCGCGATTTGCCCAAAGCGATGATTTACTCGCTCATTATTTGCACTGTGCTCTATGTCGCGATTACAATGGTGCTTACAGGAATGGTGCCTTATAAAGAGCTTGGCGTCTCTGACCCACTTGCGTATGTCTTTGCAAAGGTTGGGATGCATTTTATATCGGGCGTGATTGCCGTAAGCGCGGTGGTTGCGATCACGAGCGCGATATTGGTGTATCAATTGGGCCAGCCGCGAATTTGGATGGCAATGAGCCGCGATGGGCTTTTGCCGAAAATCTTTTCACGCATTCACCCGAAGTATAAAACACCCGACTTTTCGACGATTCTCACCGGTTTTCTTGTTGGCGTTCCCGCACTTTTCTTGAATATGCAAGTGGTTACCGACCTTACAAGTGTGGGCACGTTCTTCGCGTTTATTTTGGTGTGTGGTGGTGTGCTCGTTTTGGATCCGGAAGGGAAAAACACGGCGGCGAAATTCCGTGTGCCGTATGTGAATGGGCAAGTGATTATTCCGGTGCTATTGGTGCTTTCGCTTGCTGTTGCCTTTACCCAAATGGAGGGTTACACAGCGTCTTTTTTTGAGAAACCGCAGCAACTCATTTTTTGGATAGTCTTTTTCGGTCTTGCCGTGCAGAGTGTGAGGCTTCGGCTTTCTTTAATACCGCAGCTTGGGATTTTGGTCAATCTCTTTTTGATGACTGAGCTTGGGGTTGAAAATTGGATTCGATTTTTGGTGTGGGTCGGGGTTGGACTTGTGATTTACTTCGGATATGGCTACCGCAATAGCAAGCTGAGAAATGAAAGTTCAGGGAAGAGCTAA
- a CDS encoding YqgE/AlgH family protein, with the protein MAFEIEAGKLLISSITLEDQNFKRTAVLLCEHNESGTFGLVLNRELNLTVSEVMENIEGWDAPLYLGGPVQPNTIHFLHRFGTKAGKCLEISPGIWWGGEYELVKTLLDSGIGSPDDVRFFLGYSGWGAGQLAGEITESAWIMGDISDAQLFDEPADRIWSRALKRLGGDFALLANFPENPQLN; encoded by the coding sequence ATGGCATTTGAAATAGAAGCAGGAAAACTCCTCATCTCAAGCATTACCCTTGAAGATCAAAACTTTAAGCGAACAGCCGTGTTGCTTTGCGAGCATAATGAGAGCGGTACGTTCGGGCTTGTCTTAAACCGCGAGCTCAATCTCACGGTAAGCGAGGTAATGGAAAATATTGAAGGCTGGGATGCCCCACTCTACTTGGGCGGGCCGGTTCAACCGAATACCATTCACTTCTTGCATCGTTTTGGAACCAAGGCGGGCAAGTGTCTTGAAATTAGCCCGGGAATATGGTGGGGCGGCGAGTATGAATTGGTCAAAACCCTCCTCGACTCAGGCATTGGCTCTCCCGATGACGTTCGTTTCTTTTTGGGTTACTCCGGATGGGGGGCAGGTCAACTTGCCGGTGAAATCACCGAATCTGCTTGGATTATGGGCGATATTTCCGACGCGCAACTTTTTGATGAACCTGCCGACCGCATCTGGAGCCGTGCGCTTAAGCGGCTTGGCGGAGATTTCGCGCTGCTCGCTAATTTTCCCGAAAACCCGCAGTTGAATTAA
- a CDS encoding fatty acid desaturase — protein sequence MTNAYPLPPRPAFLGSAIGLLIIFLWCTHLAYLFTTFEPSNRQGAFILTAFFHLALQGWLTTGLFITAHDAMHGTVSRIKWLNHLIGAVASFLYAAMSYPMLRRNHFKHHEGPATPEDPDFNAASQNFFVWFGSFIWRYKTWSQIILMALLYNFFERVLGISEITIWLFWVIPSLWGSLQLFYFGTYLPHRLPLEPQMQPHRARSQAKNHLWSFFSCYFFGYHWEHHESPRTEWWRLWELKNLSLPKAQAK from the coding sequence ATGACGAACGCTTATCCATTACCTCCAAGACCGGCCTTTTTAGGCTCGGCAATCGGGCTTCTTATCATCTTTTTGTGGTGCACGCATTTGGCGTATCTCTTTACGACTTTTGAGCCAAGCAATAGGCAAGGCGCTTTCATATTGACCGCGTTTTTTCACCTTGCGCTTCAAGGGTGGCTGACAACAGGGCTGTTTATCACCGCGCACGATGCAATGCACGGCACCGTAAGCCGCATAAAGTGGCTCAATCATTTGATTGGTGCAGTTGCCTCGTTTCTCTATGCAGCAATGAGCTACCCAATGCTGCGGCGAAATCACTTTAAGCATCACGAAGGCCCTGCGACGCCTGAAGACCCTGATTTCAACGCTGCATCGCAAAATTTCTTTGTTTGGTTTGGCTCGTTTATTTGGCGGTATAAAACGTGGTCGCAAATCATCCTAATGGCACTTCTCTACAACTTTTTTGAACGCGTTTTAGGGATTTCAGAAATCACCATTTGGTTGTTTTGGGTCATCCCTTCGCTTTGGGGTTCGTTACAACTCTTTTACTTCGGCACCTATCTGCCGCATCGATTGCCGCTCGAACCACAAATGCAACCGCATCGGGCGCGCTCGCAGGCGAAGAATCATCTCTGGTCTTTTTTTTCGTGCTACTTTTTTGGCTACCATTGGGAGCATCACGAGTCGCCGAGAACGGAGTGGTGGCGGCTTTGGGAATTAAAAAATTTGTCGTTACCTAAAGCACAGGCCAAGTAG